ATGACAACCATGATCCAACTTCAAATGCTTAGGAGAAACGTCATATTCCTCTTGAGCTAGTTGTCGTTTCTGCACCATGTTTTAACTGCAAGAATAGCGTTCAAGCATGTCAAGATACAGTTATCAgctaataaatcaatgcaatcTCTTTGCAATCTTGGAAAGCAGAATACAAGAAAACTTGATTTTGCTAATAGTGTTGTATGTTAAAAATAGGATACTGAATtggaaaaaatgttaaatttaaGGAATATGGGCACAAAAGTTTTTAAAGTGTTAATGTAGGCTTCAAAtgagggtaaaaaaaaaaaaaagtttcacacCCCACGTGGCAAGTCAAAcccaaaataaataatttgactttttttttaataattaaaaattatttatttcctCCTAAAAATCACGAAAAACAGCAAACCAATCGTAAAATCTGGATTATAAATCGTAAAAATTGAGactgaaatataaataaagataaataattaCCTTCTAAGAATATCTGTAACTTTGCAAGTATTTAAAATTAGATCCCCAATTTGAAGAAACCCTAATTCCAGATCCCCAAATTCAAAAATCAACAGAAATCGTAGATTTGATTGAACTTcagatataaaattaaatcgaattaaacaaaaaacctaATCGattttaaaaaccctaaatcggTCAAAAATAGTCAAGATCTAAAATTAGGGCAAAAAGAAGATTAATTTCAGACAAAAAACAATTGATTTAAGCAATAGAATAACAGATCTAATAGATCTGATGAGAAGTCATGAAAAATTCGAAACCCTAATCTAAAAATCAATTTACTTAACGgcagattttaaaaaatagctTAACTGAAAGAAGAAAACGCGAATTGAAAGAATATGATGATAATTTGGAGAAATACAGGTGAATTCGTAACGAATTTTGCGATTAGGGTTTGAACGGAAGGGAATTTAAAATAATTGGGGGCAGGAGAGGCGTGGAAAAGGTGAAGACGAGGTGGGTGATTGTTTGTACTTTGTAGCAAGTGGTCAGCAAACGAGTGACAAAATGACTATAAAGGGTATCTAGTTGTGTCTTTGAGTGGGTCTGAGGGCGAttcttgtttttaatttttatagggGTGTTTTGGGTAATTGGTGAAGGACAGAAATAACATGTTGTAcacttgttttgatttttgaatagtCTATGACAAGTTGACTACATCTTACCTCACCTTGTTTTTTGTCACTTATTTCATATGAcgatatataaaatgattttagtcaaaaataaagacaaattttaaaaaaaaaacagaaaaaataatattttgtgtttgtttgtCAAAATAATTGATAGCATAAATATCCACCCGATTCATTCCACTATTGGTGAATATTAATTAAGTAGATGAATATTGGATGTCAATAGTAATTCGAATAACCATTTATCCGATTCaattaaatcttttataaacTTAACGGACGCAAAGTGTttacttaacgactcaagttaatcattaattaaaaagtgaTGAATATTGAATGTAGAGCGAATACGGATCTTTAATTGAATGAATATGGATTAGAATTGTTCATCTATGGATGTCATTTATTAACCCGAAATTAACTACACATACAAGCATATTTATTGATGACAACAATGTTTACTATACATTGCAAGTTGTTTtgttgaaaaaatattttaaaaacatctGATACATCCATCCATTGGATATGGATATGGAGTGATGGAcggatgaaatttttttaaatggcTATCGATATggatgataaaaaataaatggatGTGGGTATAAATATAACAACATCTGATCCGATCTATTGTCATTCAACTGCATCATCTCTAAATTGCCCTAATAGTCATGAGTTTCGCCCCCAGCTCTAATTTGATAAATCCTGCAAGGGCTTTAAGTCAGGTTATGTTGATGTTGGGTTGTTTAGAAGTAAACTTGGTCTTATTACACACAAAAGAACTTTCTCATAAACCCTTTTTTCTTAGCAAACCTTACAAAAAAGGAGACGATATTAGTACTTAATATTTGTATAAATCATTCATGCATAATCTATTTGTGCAGTTTGCTATAAATCTTATACAATGTGATAGATCTAACAAAATTTATGGTACATGTTGCATACATTATTCAATGAATTGATGAAATATATTGTGAAGGTGAAAAACGGGTTCCCCTGCATTAACTCAATGTATATGATATGTCATGTAATGTAATTtacaacaaaattattttttttttcacaaattaTTCATATTTACTACTGTAATATAATGAGGCCAATCAACATGTTAAACTccacatttttataaacaatagCAGCATTTGTAAACTTGAAAGAAACCAGAGCACCACCGCATGCTTTCTGGTTCTGATCACATGGCAACAGATAAAGGCTCATAGATCAACACCCTCATCAAGGCCTTTAGAACTGATCATCACGTTTGAATCTATTTGCTTGTCGAATTTCTTTTTCCTTCTATCTTCAAACTCTTGAAATCCTTCCATCTAAGAGTCAATGCCATTCGTTTAGaccatttaaaatattttctacccagttttggttttgaataaCGGTGTAAGAAGACGACGTCTTCACGGGTCTTCGTTTTTAACAGGATATCAAGAGAGCCGAGATGGTAATCAAGAAATGAGAAGTTGAAGTTTACCTGTTGGAACTGATCCATAGATATAGGGTTACCATGCAATGAAATATTCTGTAGTGTCTTGCATTCTTTCAATAAACTTGGAGGAATCTGTATGCAAATAACAATACTTGCAAAATCAAAATTGGAGGCAAACAAAGTGACTTTTGCTAAATTAACAAGGTCATCCCTTGGTCAACTTCTATCGAGAGCGTCTTAAAGTTCTATTCACGAAAAATGATTTACAATGAAAATTTACCTGTTTTAGATTGTTATGATCGAAGCACATTGACTTCAGATGGACAAGACTGCACACTGAAGCAGGAAGTTCTTCAATAGAATTTTCTGAgccaaaaaagagaaaatttgtTAGACTAAGAAAGCAAAATTAACATGTGCAAGGTTCTGCCTCGTTTCAATTTTGGCATAAGGGAACAACCGATGAAgttaaagtgaaaaaaataataataataataataaaacaaataataccgTTGGCTTGTAGCTCTTCCAAAGAAAAGCAGCTCCCTATAGATTCTGGGAGAGACCTTAGCTTATTATGCGACACGTTTAGTAGCAACAACTGCAATAAAAGGGTCAAATGAATCTTACACAAAAAGATTCAATACTAATGAATTACGCAGATACTTGGAAATAACAAAACTGGGATGTCAAATGATAAAAAAGAGCAATTTTAGAAATAACATCTTCTAGATGCATAAATCAAGTAAAAACTACATCCACTGGACAAAACACTTTGCATGAACCGATTACACGAAAgattaatattcaaataaagAACTTGCAAGTGAGACACTACTACTTACATTGCGCAAGCTTCCTATGGTTTCTGGCAGGCTGGTTAACATGTTAGCAGAGATGGATAGCCGCTCAAGTCTCACCAATTGGCCAACTAAAGACAGAGAATAATGAAACACCAAAAAGCAttgaaaaatattaacaaaagatAACTAACAGTCTTATCACACAGACTACAGCAgtatatagtttttgaaaataaacttacaaAAGCAGAGTATGTTTTATGAAACAAAATCCTTTcacattttaaaatatgatgACAGATAGAAATGAACAAATTGGTTTGATCGACATTCAAGAGGTCAACCCGCTCTCTGATGATACCCAATATAAATCTTCTACTTCTTTGATCAATAAAACTCAGCATTATACTATAATGCTCTCAAtccctattttaacaagtccgAAGTCCCCAACTAAGAATCCTAACCATTTAATGAAACTGCTGTCAATCAGACCAATAAAAATTATCTTTATATAAAGAAACAGACTATATCTACATGAATAAGTATACCCATAGTTGGATATAAAAGGAACTATTTGTCCCTATAGTATTCATACTCGAAAGCGAAAAATATACCTTCATCGGGCAAGGTGGTGAGTCGATTCCCATCGAGTATGATAAACTTTAGAGACTGAAGTTTTCCCATGTTCATTGGAAGACGCTCAATTGCATTATTTGCCAAAATCTGAAGTCAAGGTATCACCATGTAAGATACGATCAATTCTAAGAAAATACAGATACAATGATGCAGAAGTTTCGGTTTATACCAGTCTCTGCATATTTATTAATTTGCTGATCTCCTCTGGAACATCAACTGCAGTAACCACAAATGATGAGTACACATTGAAACTCTAATACGTCTCTCGagaacaattaattaagaaaaactgAAGTAAACTAAAGCAAAACAAGAAAACTCTTTCATCATCAAAATGACACATAAGGTGGTAAGTAATTTAAGCTTATGGATTCATTAGGCAAATTTCGTAATCTAAACTTAATCACACAGAGTAATCCCGAATtctatgaaatgaaatggggACAATCAATATTAATATTCATCAAAAGTGAACAATTGTCCCACATCCCATGATAAACCTCCTAAACAACTACTGAACCGTTCCAAACAAATTCCATTTTGAAATAAGCTTACGACATGTTTGCTCAACATTTTCTTTGCCTGATTTTTTGAAGTAAcaacattacttttggaaatttattacaatatttttatactGTAATAAATTTTAACCAgtgttacaaatacaaaaatcaGAAGCTCAGAATTGCTCCCATCTCAGGTAATGTAAACCTAGTGATCAACTTTTCAGTAACGTGGATTAGTATCAACTACTTATTGTTGGAAAGAAACATGGAAAACAAAATGTATCAAACTAAATGTGTGCCATCCAGATATTAACTGAtgttacaaaaaaaagaaatcattACCTAATTTGTTTTGTGTTAAATCCAGCGTCCGAACAGATTTATCCAGCTCTAGAACTTCATCTGGAAAGGACTGTTTAACCATCACAACAAATCAATGCAAAAATATAACCAGTTAATTAAGTTTAATTCTGAAAACTTGTGTTCCTAATTGTAACCAGTCAAACTTCAATCAAGAATGACAAGTAAACTGCAGATAGCACAAAGATATACTAGAACAATTCTCAATCTTAAACATATTACTTTAGATACAAACAATAAGTAATAGTTGATCCATGTACCTGAACTTATAGACACCGACAACGATTTTAGCTTTACAATTTAATTTCTGTAGGATTAAGGACAATGCAATCACATCCTAGTTCTTACTTTTAGAATATAGACTTTTCTCATCAAAATCAGCATATTTTACGCTTATTGTCTTTGTTACTTTATAAACGTGACACTCCTATTCAAACTCACGATATCTGAtcaacacatacacatacaaacaGATACGAAAGTTTATCCAGTTCCCTTAAGCCTTTCTATAAAACCTTGTAACAGTTAATTAAGTTACAAACAAACTACCCGTATCGCATGCATTATCGCAATTTACAATGTTACGGTGTACCACACGTGGCTCTGGTTGTATATACTTATCAAAAGTTTAAACCTTTAAGCACTAGTCAAAACTAACACTACATAAAAACCTGCCATCCCTAAACGACGAATAACGCAAGTCATAGAAACGAAATCAGGATGTTGAAACTCGTCGTAAAGTTTGACAATTTAATCattgacatatatatagtttaataataAGAGGCACCTAATATTGTTAGATGAATAAAACTAACAGAGGCTTTCATTCCAATAAcattgttaaataataataaaaatgaattaaattataaatataatttcagGATATAAACAGAAATGTAAAACCTTTAATTTAGAGTCACGTAAAGCAACAATGCCAGTGGCGCGCCATCTAGAAAGACGGCTGGCTTTGGAATCACCACCGCTCTTGCTTGCAAAACATCCCATCCTCCGCCGCAGCTGTCCGACTAATCGCGACGGCAATGAGCTGAAGTTTACTCCGACGAGATTTAATTCGCCAGTAGGAGGAGGTGAAAAGGagtttgaaaagaaagaaaggtgAAAGTTATGGTCGATGATGACGAAACTGGCGTAGACTCTTTAGATcgggtttgggtttgggtttgggttgggcTTTTCGGTCATCGTACGGGGCGCCAATATGACGCaatgaataatatatatttatcctCATATTTCtcatgtttacattttaagtttctaacaatttacttttccaaaatatccatatttcaattctatatttatgtaacaccttttctctctcctcaaatcttaaccaatcatttgttttctctctcttctataaatcatttattcctccaattcatttaaaatcttttatctcaaaaaacgtacatcgataaattataaaaattatatgggtgttcttaaaatttcatgctctttcattagagatgtcattcgatatacttttgacgaatttttaaatccgagggcggagcccgtacggttaaggcatttggctatcacgctctatgacctatcaccccaccatctcaccgccacaacgcgcgggtacttgctctcgtattatTAACTTGAGTTTGTGACCCATCAATcgaattttatttattcaccAAGTCAACAACATACCATAACATTGGACGTTTTGGTtgacaaattattttttaaacaaataaaatctgGTGTTGAATgaataaaatttgaaagaatgcttttcatttttaaaaatctaaGTATTGTACGATATGAAAATTATTCTTAAACCTCGAATAATCAAATGAAAGATTGTTTACATTCTAAataaatgagattttttttattgaacaaCCAAATACAACCTCTTTGAAACATAACACAAAAAACCATGTTTAAATTCCTTTGAATAAAAATACAAcatcaaaaaatatttataaactatgtTTAATAGGGATGGGATAAGTTACCCAACTTGATTAATCAAGTTGGAATTATCTTGATCTTTGAGTTAAAATTACGGATTAAGATTAAAAGGATTATATCAAAGGTTAAAATTGTTTTAACTTAACCCATCAAGTTATTTTCAATTTGAATGAATCCGTttacaatttataaaaaaaataaatatacattgaATATTCTTTGCTCGTATATTCTTTTTAGTTGTCGCGACGTCAACTTAATTTTAAGATAGGACCTGAGCCTAGAGTCAGTGACGCACCCCACAAGTATGACTGTTTACCAGTTATAGATAATTTGACTTGAACCGCTAGACATTTGTCTTACtttttacttaattaattttttttacttaattactTTTTACTTAATTAATAGTTTAACCTTTCAACCTTTTTTTGTGTTTGAGTAGATTGATGAGTTTCATTGCTGTCGCATGCTTCCCTTCTTTTGATATGATTATTACTTGCATAcaagaaaacaattaaaaaccATATATAATGAAATCTTTATAATACCCACAAATTACAAATGTAGCCAATGCTGAATCACTTGCTATATCACATATCTTAAACAGCTGGTGCATGGCCAAGCTTCACAAGTTGTCAAGTCAATTCATACTCTGAGAGAGAACTTTGACCACACTATATGATGCAGTTAGAAGTGCATTCAAATGGCTCAAGAACAAATGATTAAATCAAAGACCGaaaacattaacaaaacatcaatattcttataaaactcaaaatcaaTCAACTGAATTTTACAATAACTAAAACacctatttataaaaatactaatacCACTAAAATAGGAAACAAATCAATTCAAACTTAtcacaataaataaaaagataacttataaaaataaaatataacttattaaaatagaagatataacttattaaaatagaAGATAATCTGGTCACGAGTCTCCTGCATCACTATATACCAGTAGCATCAGATGCGAAATCAtcaaactttaaattttaaatgagTTTTTTACACTTGGAAGTTGGATCTTATGATACACTATACAGATACAGCCAAGTTTCGCAAGGATCAAAACAAAGACGGATCATATACAACCGGGCGCATCAAAGTTTGGAAACTGCAAAAACTTTATGGACAAAGGAGTGATGGAAATTGGGGTATTCACCTTCACCATAGCTGGTCTGAAACTTAGGATGTCTCCGATTTCTGTCAACTTTAATGGAACTCCATTTAGAAGCATTGTTTTACTTCGAATATCACCGTCTTGTGGTGTTAAGTGGTACTCCTCTCTAGATAAGTTTTCATCTGTCGATTTCGTTCCAATGCATGAGACTGTTGTCTTGAGACCATGAGCAAATGATGTTTTCTTTTCCGAGGTTTTGTGCTGACTTGTACGGAGATTCATGTTCAGGATGTTGTAAACATCAAGTTTGAAATCAGTCTGATTGCTTAGATTGATCAGAAGCAAAGTTATACCCGTCTGCAACAAGAAAACAACATATCAGAAACACAAAAGCAGGTGTTAACAACTGGCAATCTGATTTTGATTATAACTTTATAGTCGCAATGACCAATTGACCACTTACAAAACACAAGTCCGAGTAGCCCACTACTGTATTgggtttcttttcttttgacaaTATCATATAGTATGCGACAGAGCAAGATTGCATCATTTTCTTTCTTGAAAAGCTTTCTGCTTACGATATCATCTTATTGCCATCATTGGCAGCTCCACAACCACAAGATTCTCTAATTTTGTTATTACtggaaattaattttttttacatctaTACAATTTTCTAAAACTAAGCGCACAATtgtcactagccttttctatgAGATAAACAGTGTAATAAAATACTGGAACAAGAACTTACTTTCCCTTTTGAACAATGAGCGTAAGTGCGCAAATGTGGCGCAATGTTTCTTCTATCAACAGCAAGAACTCCTCTGCCCATAAGTCGATGCCAAAGAAGTGCACTGCATCAattcattcattcaaaaaaacaagatgGTCATGTCTACTAGCCAAGTTGAAATACAAATCAAACTCAAAATTTGGCCAATTTTTCAAGATCCACACCTGTAGTAGTCAGGGTTAGGCATGAACGTCGTTTTGTTCAGAAGACCGTAGTTTCCGCCAATTAAGGTTTGTCGGCAATATACTTTCGTGTGATACTTCGCTGCCATTCCAAGCTGATCCAAGTACCTACACATTGAAATTGTGTGTATGATTAAAGTAATAGAAATTGTGTGAGTCTGGTGATCAAATAAGTAGAACTCAGATTTATAAGTTAACAGTAACTCTTTGTTTAACTTAAAAGCCAAAATTATATAGATGGTGGTATCAAATTCTAGTCCAGAAGGTCATACTCGTAGGACAACCTTGAAATTCAAAGTGGACCTTGGATTTATACCTCACACAATACTTGAAGGTGTGTAAAGAGATGATTAATGAATTTACCAGAAGCTATCTACAAAAGAGTCTGAAACATGAAGACCACCACTGTTGAAGGCCCCGCCAGATTCCCCAATCCAAGCAGATGCCCATGGGCcatttgtttgaatggtttCTCGAAGATCATTAAATGTGACAGATGCACGATTTAAAACATGGGGATCTAGTATCTTTTCTACCAAAGTTGGATCAACACCTGAATAGAGAAAATACACTCACGATAAGTATACTTACATGCTTGTATTCACAAGAGAGAATCAGCGTTGACCTGAAAGAGTCAAAACTAGTTTTTTTCATATTCAAAATTAACAAAGATTCTTTTGTTATTCTTACCTACCACAATGTCAATTTTCTACCCCATTTTATGTAGTGAAATATGGTTATTGGTATTTCCACATAAATCAAATTATTCATTTCAATCTTGAAGTTATAACAACCTCTCTTTtgaccaatgttttaaaaaccggtatttttgttataccggcgtggaaaaattttccggtattaccggtattatcggtaataccggaaataccggccggtacgactatttttaatttattatattttttgtgtaaaaatcctacaaaacttgttacaatttaacaaaaatagtcaaaatgcaattataatttactcaaaaataataccaaatatgtatttcataacaaaatataggttttaaagttcacaaataacaaaaaataacattaaagtatcataaaaataatttttttaaaaaatcaagatttattttttgaaaataccggtatggtaataccggaaataccggccggtattgaatagtgaaaataccggaaaaataccggacttaaaataTCGGCGTGGTCTccggtaccggtaataccggccggtatttaccggtatttaagaCATTGCTTTTGACACTCAAAAGTCAACGATCAACTATCCCACAATATAAGGATCTGATATGAGCAAACTAAGCAACACAAACCTGCTCCTAGATTGTACATGTGGTGCGTCATGACATTGACAATTTCCGACCCTGAAACTTTAAGAAGCTTAGCATACCATTGTTTATCAAAGAACCCTCCTGGTGCCACGAGTAATGGTTTTGGCTTGAATTTCTTGTATGAATCATCAATTATATCCCTGAGTTGAAGTACATCGCTCCCATACTGCTTAGCATCCACCATCGCACCAATCCCCTTACCACTTAACTCGTTACCTGCAGCAACGAATTGTAAATTAGACCAAATATACAAATTGACTTGTAGCTAGTAAAAACAGacaggaaaaataaaaaatcttggaccacgaaaaaataaaaaatcttgaaTCACATGATCATGACTACAGATGATATATATTGCAAAAACAACTGTCTACAGAAATATACCAAACTCCCATGAGTCTATCTGATACCCTTTGGATACAGTATACTTTATGAAATCGCGAGCATTGCTGGAATTCCAATCTCCTCCCCAAACGCCCTTTTTAATCTGGTGTCTCCCGTATAGTGCATTCAAGCCAACTGTCACAAGTGCTCTACAATGAAACATTTCTTTTTTCAGCACAAGTAAATCAACGTTACACATTTCCACAATAACAATCACCGTGCactacaaaataattatagtCAAACAATCGTTGATCAATCGAATGTTGCATTTATCTATGGGCAGGAagcaaaaaagatgaaaaactcACCTTGTTTCTAAGAAGAAATGATTCAGTTCATCCCATCTACTCATATTAAGACATCCTTTGGAGAACCCAAACAGTCCCcctttcatttttataaatggGTGGCATGGACCCGAGAAACTACGTACGTCATATAATACTTGGTCTTGTAAGGAACCTCCCACTCGTATTCTCAATCGTTCAAAAGCTGTCAAAAAAACCATCAAAAAGAAATCATATTTAGTAAATATGAATAATTCACATTACAGGACATCAAAAGCAGAAGCTGTCACTAGGTAAACCCGACAAATAGCAAACCTTGCACTGCTTTGACTAGAAAAGGATGTGATAAATCCTGAGAACAAGAAAAACATAATACGTAAGGACGCTGCAGACTACAAACTAGCAGGCCCTCGTTGTATATCAGGTGAACAGTATGATATTTATATCTAACactatattaatttaaaatgacTACTTATAATCTTTCTTGAACCAAAACAGCATCCACTGTGCACTTACCAGATTTAAAGCAGACGAAGATCCCCATGGGCATTGATGATAATCACACTTATTGCTTGGCCACCAATCTATAGTAGCGCAGATATAATTTGCATCCGTATGTGTTATTGGTAAACTCCCATTAATAATAAGATGCGCTTCTTCAACATTCCGCGCCAATATTACAGAAATCGACACTAGAAATGTAAACAATGTAGTGCAAAACTCCATTGATGTATCACTCTGTGAGATGCAATACAATAAGTACAAATATGAACTAAAAGATTCTTCTATCaaattcttgataaaaattaaaatgagactAATTATTATCTTTAACAAATTAGGTGTTCCTGAACAGTCTTTTCTATCAACTAACACACttacctttttccttttttaagtaaaaaaagccAACTAAATATTTCTTATAAAAAGGCCAAACTATTAATTTACCATGCCTTTTCAGCTACTAAATAAACCCTAAAAGTAGAAGCAAAGCTATCAAGGCCATCAATTCTTAACTTATAAGAAACAATACTATTTAAAACCACCAAATTAGCTCCcacttaatataattaaaagagctttaattaacttataaataaCTGTTACCAGTAAATACAGCTACGTACATAACATCAAATTGAATAtcaataatatttgaatagaaATTAACTTAACAGCTAAATAAAGATTTACACAGTGAAAACACTTCAACAAGATTTAACAAATTGAAAAACCCAGATAGAAAAagctttaaaataaataaaaaagcttCAACAAGATTAAGCAAAATGAAAAACCCAGATAGAAAAACTAACCTTTGAGTGATTAAACGAAAGTTTACAAACAAAAGCAGCTCAATTTATGTGTTTTTgctacataaaaaaataaaatgaaaaagctTTCTTATTTGGCGGTTAATATAAATCTGCTTGGATTGGTGTGTTTTAGGAAAATGTTCGTCAGAATCTTGAGCTAGTATTGAGATTTggtgtttatttatttaattaatagatTTAACTAATTTTGTAAATGATTTGAGGATGCTAAAGTATGAATTATGTGGGGGTTAGTGTGAATTAATTATTTGGTGAAGGGTTTTATTCCAAGGGAAGCAGATGAAATAAACAGCTACACTTTTCCAAATATTCTTTATGCTCCCTCCCGCTAATTTTGTTAAATTTGGATCGTTGATTTGaagttaattttgatttatattcTACTGTAAAAACTTATTTGTAAGAGTACAtactaaaaattttaaaaagtcacACATTGCATGCATTTTTAGCGGTGCGTATTAAAATTTAcggattttttaattatttacttttcAAGATCTAAAATAAACTATTGTATTACTAACACGGTACTTACACACGGGTGACGCTGACAGCAACCGATAGTAATGGTGACGAAACGTatttagataattgatgtaaaaataaattatttaaaagattaaagaagatatttttaaaaagaaaaatattaaacgAATTCTTAAGAACTTCAcataacgtgcataaaaaagttatacgttttcatatcaaaagttcatcctgaattttatggtaagtatacAACTATTTTATGCACATTAACTAGCAAAACCCTTTAAAAAATTGGAGACTGGtgatataatttaatcattaaggatatattgataaattcttttatggGGAAATATAATTTGTTGTTTACCGTAGTGTTGTTACCTTAcaaacttcttcttcaactttgGAACGTGATTGGATAAATAAGTCGTCCCCTTAAATGTGAGAGCAACATATATGATGTCAACAACATGTATTaatt
The Erigeron canadensis isolate Cc75 chromosome 2, C_canadensis_v1, whole genome shotgun sequence DNA segment above includes these coding regions:
- the LOC122588862 gene encoding heparanase-like protein 1 — encoded protein: MEFCTTLFTFLVSISVILARNVEEAHLIINGSLPITHTDANYICATIDWWPSNKCDYHQCPWGSSSALNLDLSHPFLVKAVQAFERLRIRVGGSLQDQVLYDVRSFSGPCHPFIKMKGGLFGFSKGCLNMSRWDELNHFFLETRALVTVGLNALYGRHQIKKGVWGGDWNSSNARDFIKYTVSKGYQIDSWEFGNELSGKGIGAMVDAKQYGSDVLQLRDIIDDSYKKFKPKPLLVAPGGFFDKQWYAKLLKVSGSEIVNVMTHHMYNLGAGVDPTLVEKILDPHVLNRASVTFNDLRETIQTNGPWASAWIGESGGAFNSGGLHVSDSFVDSFWYLDQLGMAAKYHTKVYCRQTLIGGNYGLLNKTTFMPNPDYYSALLWHRLMGRGVLAVDRRNIAPHLRTYAHCSKGKTGITLLLINLSNQTDFKLDVYNILNMNLRTSQHKTSEKKTSFAHGLKTTVSCIGTKSTDENLSREEYHLTPQDGDIRSKTMLLNGVPLKLTEIGDILSFRPAMVKVNTPISITPLSIKFLQFPNFDAPGCI
- the LOC122589090 gene encoding plant intracellular Ras-group-related LRR protein 7-like, which encodes MGCFASKSGGDSKASRLSRWRATGIVALRDSKLKSFPDEVLELDKSVRTLDLTQNKLVDVPEEISKLINMQRLILANNAIERLPMNMGKLQSLKFIILDGNRLTTLPDEVGQLVRLERLSISANMLTSLPETIGSLRNLLLLNVSHNKLRSLPESIGSCFSLEELQANENSIEELPASVCSLVHLKSMCFDHNNLKQIPPSLLKECKTLQNISLHGNPISMDQFQQMEGFQEFEDRRKKKFDKQIDSNVMISSKGLDEGVDL